A region of the Campylobacter cuniculorum DSM 23162 = LMG 24588 genome:
CGCTACACTCGGAGTTGGTGCTCTAAAATCAGCCACAAAATCGCTAATAACATAATCAATCTCGTGTCCTATAGCCGAAATGATAGGGGTTTTAAGGGAAAAAATTTCTCTGGCTAAATTTTCATCATTGAAACAAAATAAATCCTCTCTACTTCCGCCACCTCTTGCAAGAATTAAGACATCAAGTCCTTTTTCATCGGCTTTTTTTAAGGCATTGATGAGAGAAGCTGGGGCTAAATTTCCTTGAGTGAGTGCATTAAAAACATAAATTTTAGCTAAAAAATAAGCCTTTTGATGAATGATTTTAAGCATATCTTCAAGTGCTGCTGAAGTAAAAGAAGTGATAATACCGACCTTAAGAGGTAATTTCGGCAAAGTTTTTTTATATTTTTCATCAAATAAACCCTCTTGACTCAAACGTTCTTTTAGAGCTAAAAATTGTGCTTCTAAATCCCCAAATCCCGATTTTTTCATATTTGAAGCGATAAATTGATAGCGTCCGCTCTCTGTGTAAAGGCTCAAATTTCCTTCAAGCTCTAAAAAATCCCCAACCTTAGGCTTAAAATCAAGTTTTAAATTCGCATGTTTAAACATCGCACAAGCAAGACTTGATTTTTCATCTTTAAGCTCAAAATACCAATGCCCTGAAGTATGAAAAGTGATTTTTGAAATTTCACCGCTTAAAAGAATGTTTTGAAAATGGGTTTCAAGCAAGGTTTTTGCTTTTAAATTGAGTTCGCTAACAGTCATTTTTTGTCCTAAATATAAACACATACTAAGAAATACTGATGTATAAAATAGTGTAAAAAAGTTACAAATTTATAATTTTCTACCTTATTTTATTCAATAAAAGTGATAAAAAATTAATATTATGTAATAATTAATAAAAAATTAAATATTGTAAAGGATAAAACAATGAAATTTAAATTATTTTGCACAACCTTAGCATTTTGTAGTATTTTAGCTTTTGCAAAAGAGCCAAATCGCCCAGAATGCATCGCTCCTGCACAGCCCGGAGGAGGGTTTGACTTAACCTGTAAGCTCATTCAAACGAGCATTACTGATACTAAAATTCTATCCAAGCCGATGAGAGTTACTTATATGCCCGGTGGAGTTGGTGTTGTAGCCTATAATTCGATGATTAATTCAAGATCCAAAGACGGCAATGCCATTGTTGCTTTTTCAAGTGGGACTCTTCTTAATATCGCCACAGGTAAGCACGGAAAATACAATGAAAATGATGTCAGATGGCTTGCTTCTGGTGGAGTTGATTATGCTGCAGTGGGCGTTAAAGCCGATTCTCCTTATAATACTTTAGAAGATTTACTCAACGCTCTTAAAAAAGATCCTAAATCGATAAGTTTTGGTGCCGGTGGTTCAGTTGGTGGGCAAGATTGGATGACAACAGCCTTGCTTGCAAAGAGTGCAAATGTTAATATCAAAGATACACGTTACGTGGCTTTTGAAGGCGGTGGAGATGCGATGATTTCTTTGCTTGGAGGGCATATTGATGCTGCAGTTCAAGGTATAGCTGAACTGCTACCTCATTTAGAATCTGGTAGTGTGCGAGTTTTAGCTGTATTTTCTGATGAACGTTTGCATTCTAATGAGAGTAAAAAATTATCTGAAGTGCCGACTGCAAAAGAACTTGGCTATGATGTAGTTTGGCCTACAATTAGAGGTTACTACATGGCTCCAAAAGTATCTGATGCAAGCTATAATTGGTGGCTTGAAGCCCTCACTAAACTTCAACAAACTGAAGAATTTAAAAAACAAAGAGAATTAAGAGGCTTATTTGAATTCAATAAAAACGGCAAAGAATTAGAAGAATTTGTCAAGGCTCAAACTCAAAAATATCGCGATTTAGCTAAAGAATTTGATTTAGTGAAGTAAGAAATGATTAGCATAAGAATTTTTTCTGTCATTTTACTCGCTTTATGCTCTTTCCTTATTTATCAAGGTTTGGGCATAAAAACTGAATTCAGTTATGAGCCTTTAGGACCTAGACCCTTTCCTATCATCGCTTTGATTTTAATCGCCTTAGGTGCCTTTTCTCTTTTCTTTTTCT
Encoded here:
- the xseA gene encoding exodeoxyribonuclease VII large subunit; this translates as MTVSELNLKAKTLLETHFQNILLSGEISKITFHTSGHWYFELKDEKSSLACAMFKHANLKLDFKPKVGDFLELEGNLSLYTESGRYQFIASNMKKSGFGDLEAQFLALKERLSQEGLFDEKYKKTLPKLPLKVGIITSFTSAALEDMLKIIHQKAYFLAKIYVFNALTQGNLAPASLINALKKADEKGLDVLILARGGGSREDLFCFNDENLAREIFSLKTPIISAIGHEIDYVISDFVADFRAPTPSVAVHFLFPSRLDLEQNLDYLEQNLKHLWKIKMQNLENELLNLQKILKAKSLNSLIEQRINQNQILLKQLQILIHNKFKMANLALDKVQNSYLQHENFFQKSKNLISIKKNGKIITLEEVQSGDLITLNSQLSQKEAKIL
- a CDS encoding Bug family tripartite tricarboxylate transporter substrate binding protein, whose translation is MKFKLFCTTLAFCSILAFAKEPNRPECIAPAQPGGGFDLTCKLIQTSITDTKILSKPMRVTYMPGGVGVVAYNSMINSRSKDGNAIVAFSSGTLLNIATGKHGKYNENDVRWLASGGVDYAAVGVKADSPYNTLEDLLNALKKDPKSISFGAGGSVGGQDWMTTALLAKSANVNIKDTRYVAFEGGGDAMISLLGGHIDAAVQGIAELLPHLESGSVRVLAVFSDERLHSNESKKLSEVPTAKELGYDVVWPTIRGYYMAPKVSDASYNWWLEALTKLQQTEEFKKQRELRGLFEFNKNGKELEEFVKAQTQKYRDLAKEFDLVK